In a single window of the Micromonospora inositola genome:
- a CDS encoding WXG100 family type VII secretion target, whose translation MDHGVLVVNFAALQQAGADIQKALNTLDSQLGQLERDAAPLVASWTGEAREAYEQRQARWRSASQDLQAMLRDIKLAVDDSAADYLDTEKRNVNLFQ comes from the coding sequence ATGGACCACGGTGTGCTGGTCGTCAACTTCGCCGCGCTGCAGCAGGCCGGCGCGGACATCCAGAAGGCGCTGAACACGCTCGACAGCCAGCTCGGGCAGCTCGAACGGGACGCCGCGCCGCTGGTGGCGAGCTGGACCGGTGAGGCCCGGGAGGCGTACGAGCAGCGGCAGGCGCGTTGGCGGTCGGCCTCGCAGGACCTGCAGGCGATGCTGCGCGACATCAAGCTGGCGGTGGACGACTCCGCCGCCGACTACCTCGACACCGAAAAGCGGAACGTCAACCTGTTCCAGTGA
- a CDS encoding WXG100 family type VII secretion target, translating into MPQTQAEAAVMQQTAAKFEQVDQSLQTMLSGLMAELEVLQQAWRGAGGRSFEQVKQQWSQDQAALQRALRETAAAIRTAGQQYDVSDTEAASRVAGTNRGIQLPL; encoded by the coding sequence GTGCCCCAGACCCAGGCAGAAGCCGCGGTGATGCAGCAGACCGCCGCGAAATTCGAGCAGGTGGACCAGTCGTTGCAGACCATGCTGAGCGGCCTGATGGCCGAGCTGGAGGTGTTGCAGCAGGCCTGGCGGGGCGCCGGCGGGCGCTCGTTCGAGCAGGTCAAGCAGCAGTGGTCGCAGGACCAGGCGGCGCTGCAGCGGGCCCTGCGGGAGACCGCCGCCGCGATCCGCACCGCCGGCCAGCAGTACGACGTCTCGGACACCGAGGCCGCCAGCCGGGTCGCCGGCACCAACCGCGGCATCCAGTTGCCGCTCTGA
- the eccE gene encoding type VII secretion protein EccE, with protein MTATRTGPPAQATARQPLTPQWIPWTARGLRAGQVVAAQVAMAVLVAAVGRGVTVTAAALLLATLLLPAAWVRVRGRWLFEWLAVGLAFLTRRRALPPAAGPTALVDLLAPGAEVRSAELAGGPAAVVDDAAGLTALLEIGDPGDLLGDGPRTLPPPLSLLPAPSAESPPVRIQLVLSASPAPAPATGAGTAGTSYRQLTDGRLAGRDRTVLAVRVLRVDGWSDEELRRALSGTVRRIVRRLGPLTGRPLGEPAALRVLAELAHHDAGAPTREAWQTVGAGGLLQTTFRLRRWPDPGTDAARRLVSRLLALPATATTVSLCVGPRTGADAAPVPAELTVRLAAWTAGELAVADRALRRLAGDLGAEVRRLDGEQLGGLAGSLPLASARADATVGGAALDALELGLGEAGLMVGANRHGGAVTVRLFRPEPTRLLLVGGVRAAQLVVLRALALGARVVVQTARPGAWEPFVRGIGTPGGAVPVIPPGRPVGGAPGSPLQPLLLVLDAGGAPDGAGPGTAWQSTLVVRGGLTPADVDALARADLAILQPLDPGEATLAGAALGLGGSAEWLTRIRDDMVAVVNRRALRWALLSPTPIESQLVGRPTRR; from the coding sequence GTGACGGCGACCAGGACCGGACCCCCGGCGCAGGCGACGGCCCGCCAGCCTCTGACACCACAGTGGATACCGTGGACGGCCAGGGGCCTGCGGGCCGGTCAGGTCGTGGCGGCGCAGGTGGCCATGGCGGTGCTCGTCGCCGCCGTGGGCCGGGGGGTGACCGTCACCGCCGCCGCCCTGCTGCTCGCCACCCTGCTGCTGCCCGCCGCCTGGGTCCGGGTGCGTGGCCGCTGGCTCTTCGAGTGGCTGGCCGTCGGCCTGGCGTTCCTCACCCGACGGCGCGCCCTCCCACCGGCCGCCGGCCCGACCGCCCTGGTGGACCTGCTGGCCCCCGGCGCCGAGGTGCGCTCCGCGGAGTTGGCCGGCGGTCCGGCCGCCGTGGTCGACGACGCCGCCGGGCTGACCGCGCTGCTGGAGATCGGCGACCCGGGCGACCTGCTCGGTGACGGCCCGCGCACCCTGCCGCCGCCGCTGTCCCTGCTGCCGGCCCCGAGCGCGGAGAGCCCACCGGTGCGGATCCAGCTCGTGCTCTCCGCGTCGCCCGCCCCGGCCCCGGCCACCGGTGCCGGCACCGCCGGCACGTCGTACCGGCAGCTCACCGACGGGCGGCTGGCCGGGCGGGACCGGACCGTGCTCGCCGTCCGGGTGCTCCGCGTGGACGGCTGGTCGGACGAGGAACTGCGCCGCGCGCTGTCCGGCACCGTCCGGCGGATCGTCCGCCGGCTCGGGCCGCTGACCGGGCGGCCGCTGGGCGAGCCGGCCGCGCTGCGGGTGCTCGCCGAACTGGCCCACCACGATGCCGGCGCGCCCACCCGGGAGGCCTGGCAGACCGTGGGGGCCGGCGGGCTGCTGCAGACCACGTTCCGGCTGCGGCGCTGGCCGGATCCGGGTACCGACGCCGCGCGGCGGCTGGTGTCCCGGCTGCTCGCGCTGCCGGCCACCGCCACGACCGTCTCGCTCTGCGTCGGCCCGCGCACCGGCGCCGACGCCGCGCCGGTGCCGGCCGAGCTGACCGTACGACTGGCCGCCTGGACGGCCGGGGAACTTGCGGTCGCCGACCGGGCCCTGCGTCGGCTCGCCGGCGACCTCGGCGCCGAGGTCCGCCGGCTCGACGGCGAGCAGCTGGGTGGGCTGGCCGGCAGCCTGCCGCTGGCGTCGGCGCGAGCCGACGCCACGGTGGGCGGGGCGGCCCTGGACGCGCTGGAGCTGGGCCTCGGCGAGGCCGGGCTGATGGTGGGCGCGAACCGGCACGGCGGGGCGGTCACCGTACGGCTGTTCCGTCCCGAGCCGACCCGGCTGCTGCTCGTCGGCGGGGTACGGGCCGCGCAGCTGGTCGTGCTGCGGGCGCTGGCCCTGGGCGCCCGGGTGGTCGTGCAGACCGCCCGACCGGGGGCCTGGGAGCCGTTCGTCCGGGGCATCGGCACGCCCGGTGGGGCGGTGCCGGTGATCCCGCCCGGGCGGCCGGTGGGCGGGGCGCCCGGATCGCCGTTGCAGCCGCTGCTGCTCGTGCTCGACGCCGGCGGGGCGCCGGACGGGGCCGGGCCCGGGACGGCCTGGCAGTCCACCCTGGTCGTCCGGGGCGGGCTCACCCCGGCGGACGTGGACGCGCTGGCCCGGGCGGACCTGGCGATCCTGCAACCGCTGGACCCGGGTGAGGCGACCCTGGCCGGCGCGGCCCTGGGGCTGGGCGGCTCGGCCGAGTGGCTGACCCGGATCCGGGACGACATGGTCGCGGTGGTCAACCGGCGGGCGCTGCGCTGGGCGCTGCTCTCCCCGACGCCGATCGAGTCGCAACTGGTCGGCCGCCCCACCCGCCGCTGA
- a CDS encoding phage holin family protein: MDFLKGLLIRLASTAVAFWLATLLIPGISLDSESVTETVTTLVLVAAIFGVVNAVLQPIIKTVGCGFYLFTLGLIALVVNGLLFLLTSWIADQAGLPFHVDGFWPAAVLGALFVGIVTWILGAVLDRD; the protein is encoded by the coding sequence ATGGACTTTTTGAAGGGTCTTCTGATCCGGCTGGCCTCGACGGCGGTGGCCTTCTGGCTGGCCACCCTGCTCATCCCGGGCATCTCGCTGGACTCGGAGTCGGTCACCGAAACGGTGACCACGCTGGTGCTGGTCGCGGCGATCTTCGGAGTGGTCAACGCGGTGCTCCAGCCGATCATCAAGACCGTCGGCTGCGGCTTCTACCTTTTCACCCTCGGCCTGATCGCCCTGGTGGTCAACGGACTGCTCTTCCTGCTCACGAGCTGGATCGCCGACCAGGCCGGGCTGCCGTTCCACGTGGACGGCTTCTGGCCGGCCGCGGTGCTCGGCGCGCTCTTCGTCGGCATCGTCACCTGGATCCTCGGCGCCGTCCTCGACCGCGACTGA
- a CDS encoding GNAT family N-acetyltransferase, whose protein sequence is MFTLTRPDGYQLSTDPDRIDLDLVHRWLSTDAYWAIGRDRGTVARAFAASIGFGVYRPGDGRQVAVARVVTDRATFAWLCDVYVDPAERGRGLGTWLAGAVRDHLAGLGVRRIVLATADAHGVYAKVGFTPVDPDRWMQLDQGVNQVTGKDQQAPSPLTVEA, encoded by the coding sequence GTGTTCACTCTGACCCGCCCTGACGGCTACCAGCTCAGCACCGACCCGGACCGGATCGACCTCGACCTCGTGCACCGGTGGCTCTCCACCGACGCGTACTGGGCGATCGGGCGGGACCGGGGGACCGTCGCGCGCGCCTTCGCCGCCTCGATCGGCTTCGGCGTCTACCGGCCGGGCGACGGGCGCCAGGTGGCGGTCGCCCGGGTGGTCACCGACCGGGCGACCTTCGCCTGGCTCTGCGACGTCTACGTCGACCCTGCGGAACGCGGTCGCGGGCTGGGCACCTGGCTGGCCGGCGCGGTCCGCGACCACCTGGCCGGGCTGGGCGTACGCCGGATCGTGCTGGCCACCGCCGACGCCCACGGGGTGTACGCCAAGGTCGGCTTCACCCCGGTCGACCCGGACCGGTGGATGCAGCTCGACCAGGGGGTGAACCAGGTCACCGGAAAGGATCAGCAGGCCCCTTCGCCACTTACGGTGGAGGCGTGA
- the rarD gene encoding EamA family transporter RarD — MNPIRLGYLYGLGAYLLWGFFPIYLKLLRPAGPMEILAHRIVWSVGFVALLLAAMRNIGFLRALLRRPRALAGITAAAALIAVNWGTYIHGVNSDRVVETALGYFINPLVSVLLGVLVLRERLRPAQWAALGVGALAVAVLTVDYGRLPYLALTLAFSFAGYGFVKKRLGLPAAEGLFVESAVLALPALAYLGWLVRRGDSTFGHVSAGHTVLLVLAGAATAIPLLLFAGAANRLPLSALGMLQYLAPILQLGCGVLIFHEPMPPARLAGFALVWLALIVFTADALRHARRTRAEARTPTPVAAGAR; from the coding sequence GTGAACCCGATCCGCCTCGGCTACCTGTACGGGCTCGGCGCGTACCTGCTCTGGGGCTTCTTCCCGATCTACCTGAAGCTGCTGCGCCCGGCCGGGCCCATGGAGATCCTCGCCCACCGGATCGTCTGGTCGGTGGGCTTCGTGGCGCTGCTGCTCGCCGCGATGCGCAACATCGGCTTCCTGCGGGCGCTGCTGCGCCGGCCCCGGGCCCTCGCGGGCATCACCGCCGCCGCCGCGCTGATCGCGGTCAACTGGGGCACCTACATCCACGGGGTGAACTCGGACCGGGTGGTGGAGACCGCCCTCGGCTACTTCATCAACCCGCTCGTCTCGGTGCTGCTCGGGGTCCTCGTGCTGCGGGAGCGGCTGCGGCCGGCGCAGTGGGCCGCGCTGGGCGTCGGCGCGCTGGCGGTGGCCGTGCTGACCGTCGACTACGGCCGGCTGCCCTACCTGGCGCTCACCCTGGCCTTCAGCTTCGCCGGCTACGGGTTCGTGAAGAAGCGGCTGGGACTGCCGGCGGCGGAGGGCCTCTTCGTCGAGTCGGCGGTGCTGGCGCTGCCCGCGCTGGCGTACCTGGGATGGCTGGTCCGGCGGGGCGACTCCACCTTCGGCCACGTCTCGGCCGGACACACCGTGCTGCTGGTGCTGGCCGGGGCGGCGACCGCCATCCCGCTGCTGCTCTTCGCCGGCGCGGCGAACCGGCTGCCGCTGTCCGCGCTGGGCATGCTGCAGTACCTCGCCCCGATCCTCCAGCTCGGCTGCGGGGTGCTGATCTTCCACGAGCCCATGCCGCCGGCCCGCCTCGCGGGCTTCGCCCTGGTCTGGCTCGCCCTGATCGTCTTCACCGCCGACGCCCTCCGCCACGCCCGCCGTACCCGCGCCGAGGCGCGGACGCCGACCCCGGTCGCCGCCGGCGCCCGCTGA
- a CDS encoding anti-sigma factor family protein has product MTRCEFAHDDGAYVLGALAPADRAAYERHLAGCATCREAVAEIAVLPGLLGRLDPAGLEQFLPSASETSRVPALLDAARERHRRERSRTRRRYAMTALAAAVLAVLVGVGVTLARPDAATPAEVPMVAMRPVAGTVPVHAEIGLTRTDWGTQVTMHCGYDQWGGHRQAWTFRLVAHGPDGATEQIGSWLAAPGEDVRLTGATRFTGGELVRLELLRGDNTPVLAYDAR; this is encoded by the coding sequence ATGACCCGCTGCGAGTTCGCGCACGACGACGGCGCGTACGTGCTGGGCGCCCTCGCCCCCGCCGACCGGGCCGCCTACGAGCGGCACCTGGCCGGCTGCGCGACCTGCCGGGAGGCGGTGGCCGAGATCGCCGTGCTGCCCGGGCTGCTCGGCCGGCTCGACCCGGCCGGGCTGGAGCAGTTCCTGCCGTCCGCGTCGGAGACCTCCCGGGTGCCCGCGCTGCTCGACGCCGCGCGGGAGCGCCACCGCCGCGAGCGGTCCCGGACCCGCCGGCGGTACGCGATGACCGCGCTCGCCGCCGCCGTGCTCGCCGTGCTGGTCGGGGTCGGGGTAACCCTGGCCCGTCCGGACGCGGCCACCCCTGCGGAGGTGCCGATGGTGGCCATGCGGCCGGTCGCAGGCACGGTGCCCGTGCACGCCGAGATCGGGTTGACCCGCACCGACTGGGGGACCCAGGTCACCATGCACTGCGGCTACGACCAGTGGGGCGGGCACCGCCAGGCATGGACCTTCCGGCTGGTGGCGCACGGCCCGGACGGCGCGACGGAGCAGATCGGCTCCTGGCTGGCCGCCCCCGGCGAGGACGTCCGCCTCACCGGCGCCACCCGCTTCACCGGCGGCGAGCTGGTCCGGCTGGAACTGCTCCGTGGGGACAACACCCCCGTGCTGGCCTACGACGCCCGCTGA
- a CDS encoding sigma-70 family RNA polymerase sigma factor, whose protein sequence is MSDHDAQLLRALHDEHADALFAHALRLVNGDRTRAEDLVQETLLRAWRHPEALDPTRGSIRAWLFTTARNLAIDAWRRRSTRVGEVYTDELPEPADTVDETERAVEAWTVAEALNRLSSTHREVLVECFYQGRSVAEAAARLGVPPGTVKSRTHYALRSLRLVLAEMGVTG, encoded by the coding sequence ATCAGCGACCACGACGCCCAACTGCTGCGCGCGTTGCACGACGAGCACGCCGACGCGCTCTTTGCGCACGCCCTCCGACTGGTCAACGGCGACCGGACGCGCGCCGAGGACCTGGTGCAGGAGACGCTGCTGCGGGCGTGGCGGCACCCGGAGGCGCTGGACCCCACGCGCGGCTCGATCCGGGCCTGGCTCTTCACCACGGCCCGGAACCTGGCTATCGACGCCTGGCGGCGCCGGTCGACCCGGGTCGGCGAGGTCTACACCGACGAGCTGCCCGAGCCCGCCGACACGGTCGACGAAACGGAGCGCGCGGTGGAGGCGTGGACCGTGGCCGAGGCGCTGAACCGGCTCAGCTCGACCCACCGTGAGGTGCTGGTCGAGTGCTTCTACCAGGGACGGTCGGTGGCCGAGGCCGCTGCCCGGCTCGGCGTGCCGCCGGGCACGGTGAAGTCGCGCACCCACTACGCGCTGCGCTCACTACGGCTGGTGCTGGCCGAGATGGGGGTGACCGGATGA
- a CDS encoding PhoX family protein yields MSDRPRLLPLLGANRHGSRDAMTCLYRCGNACDHPVPNSSDNPYFGDLVDAEVSRRGVVRAGAVGALVLGFGGAAAGALVGAAPATAAPAAPAGPDATELAAAPGGVGSGALTFRPIPPNRLDTLVVPNGYDHAVVIKWGDPVVPGAPAFGVHAQTAAAQAQQFGYNNDFVGVLPIDRKRALLVVNHEYTNEDLMFPGFTGIDALTVEQLRVAMAAHGMSVVELERADGSGRWRPVNHGRRPYNRRVTALATKFELTGPAAGAAWLRTAADPKGRTVIGTLNNCSGGVTPWGTVLSGEENFNQYFVGGDGAPEELKPKLARYGIPTDVRYPSGSRKWDRADERFDLAKHPNEAHRFGWVVEIDPFDPDSRPRKHTALGRFKHEGANVIVAKDGHVVAYMGDDERFDYLYKFVSDKKFMPGNSSVARRHNLTLLESGTLYVARLAGNSAAEIDGSGKLPADGAFDGRGGWIKLVSGNRSYVDGMTAADVLTFTRLAADKVGATKMDRPEDVEPSLLTGKVYVALTNNTDRGKAGKASADEVNPRNLNKHGQILELVEDRGDNTAETFAWSLPIVCGDPTDPSTHFAGYDKSKVSPISCPDNVAFDATGNLWISTDGNALGSNDGLFATAVEGPERGHLKQFLTVPYGAETCGPFITKDNRSVFVAVQHPGEITGASVENPASTWPDGDFAKPGVVVTWRLDGGPIGS; encoded by the coding sequence ATGAGCGACCGTCCCCGGCTGCTCCCGCTGCTGGGCGCCAACCGCCACGGCAGCCGCGACGCGATGACCTGCCTGTACCGCTGCGGCAACGCCTGCGACCACCCGGTACCGAACTCCTCCGACAACCCGTACTTCGGGGACCTGGTCGACGCCGAGGTGTCCCGGCGTGGCGTGGTCCGGGCCGGCGCCGTCGGCGCCCTGGTGCTCGGCTTCGGGGGCGCGGCCGCGGGGGCGCTGGTCGGCGCCGCTCCGGCCACCGCCGCCCCGGCCGCGCCCGCCGGGCCCGACGCGACCGAGCTGGCCGCCGCGCCGGGCGGCGTGGGCAGCGGCGCGCTGACCTTCAGGCCGATCCCGCCGAACAGGCTCGACACCCTGGTGGTGCCGAACGGGTACGACCACGCCGTCGTGATCAAGTGGGGCGACCCGGTGGTGCCCGGCGCGCCCGCGTTCGGCGTGCACGCGCAGACCGCCGCCGCCCAGGCGCAGCAGTTCGGCTACAACAACGACTTCGTCGGCGTGCTGCCGATCGACCGGAAGCGGGCGCTGCTCGTGGTGAACCACGAGTACACCAACGAGGACCTGATGTTCCCCGGCTTCACCGGGATCGACGCCCTCACGGTCGAGCAGCTGCGGGTCGCGATGGCGGCACACGGCATGTCCGTGGTGGAGCTGGAGCGGGCCGACGGCAGCGGGCGATGGCGGCCGGTCAACCACGGCCGGCGGCCGTACAACCGGCGGGTCACGGCGCTGGCCACGAAGTTCGAGCTGACCGGCCCGGCCGCCGGCGCGGCCTGGCTGCGCACCGCCGCCGATCCGAAGGGTCGTACGGTGATCGGCACGCTGAACAACTGCTCCGGCGGGGTCACCCCGTGGGGCACCGTCCTGTCCGGCGAGGAGAACTTCAACCAGTACTTCGTCGGCGGCGACGGCGCGCCGGAGGAGCTGAAGCCGAAGTTGGCCCGCTACGGCATCCCCACCGACGTGCGCTACCCCAGCGGCAGCCGCAAGTGGGACCGTGCCGACGAGCGCTTCGACCTGGCGAAGCACCCGAACGAGGCGCACCGGTTCGGCTGGGTCGTCGAGATCGACCCGTTCGACCCGGACAGCCGGCCGCGCAAGCACACCGCGCTGGGCCGGTTCAAGCACGAGGGCGCCAACGTCATCGTGGCGAAGGACGGGCACGTGGTTGCGTACATGGGCGACGACGAGCGGTTCGACTACCTGTACAAGTTCGTCTCGGACAAGAAGTTCATGCCGGGCAACTCGTCGGTGGCCCGCAGGCACAACCTGACCCTGCTGGAGTCGGGCACGCTCTACGTCGCCCGGCTGGCCGGGAACAGCGCCGCCGAGATCGACGGTTCCGGGAAGCTCCCCGCGGACGGGGCGTTCGACGGCCGCGGTGGGTGGATCAAGCTGGTCAGCGGCAACCGGTCGTACGTGGACGGGATGACCGCCGCGGACGTGCTCACCTTCACCCGGCTCGCCGCCGACAAGGTCGGCGCGACCAAGATGGACCGGCCGGAGGACGTCGAGCCGAGCCTGCTGACCGGCAAGGTGTACGTGGCGCTGACCAACAACACCGACCGGGGCAAGGCCGGCAAGGCGTCCGCCGACGAGGTGAACCCGCGGAACCTCAACAAGCACGGCCAGATCCTGGAGCTGGTCGAGGACCGGGGCGACAACACCGCCGAGACCTTCGCCTGGTCGCTGCCGATCGTCTGCGGCGACCCGACCGACCCGTCCACCCACTTCGCCGGGTACGACAAGTCGAAGGTCTCGCCGATCTCATGCCCGGACAACGTCGCCTTCGACGCCACCGGCAACCTGTGGATCTCCACCGACGGCAACGCGCTGGGCAGCAACGACGGCCTCTTCGCCACCGCCGTGGAGGGCCCCGAGCGCGGGCACCTGAAGCAGTTTCTCACCGTGCCCTACGGCGCGGAGACCTGCGGCCCGTTCATCACGAAGGACAACCGTTCGGTCTTCGTGGCCGTGCAGCACCCTGGTGAGATCACCGGCGCGTCGGTGGAGAACCCGGCGTCCACCTGGCCGGACGGCGACTTCGCCAAGCCCGGCGTGGTGGTCACCTGGCGCCTCGACGGCGGCCCGATCGGCAGCTGA
- a CDS encoding IclR family transcriptional regulator — MRDPLAEPSDLIRSVSRALRVLESVGRAPKGLTVKQIARRCELTVATTYHLVRTLAYEGYVIRREDGTYIVGLEVADRYRELVTAFRGPQAVGESLRRAAVDTGYSHFLGRFVGGQVAITATAEGPRTPYLEDLVPGFDEGAHATALGKSLLATLTAEQRFRYLREYGMRPFTSATLTTTEAFEADLAAGDRRGMQLELGQFRQGVACAAVLVTPDKDIERRVVLACALPASEMMTSARVVRAKLLTVARAVADGIAAEA, encoded by the coding sequence GTGCGCGACCCCTTGGCGGAACCTTCGGACCTGATCCGAAGCGTGTCCCGCGCGCTTCGAGTGCTCGAGTCGGTCGGCCGTGCGCCGAAGGGCCTGACCGTCAAGCAGATCGCCCGCCGCTGCGAGCTGACCGTGGCCACCACCTACCACCTGGTGCGCACCCTGGCGTACGAGGGCTACGTGATCCGCCGCGAGGACGGGACGTACATCGTGGGGCTGGAGGTGGCCGACCGCTACCGCGAGCTGGTGACCGCGTTCCGCGGACCGCAGGCCGTCGGTGAGTCGCTCCGCCGGGCGGCCGTCGACACCGGGTACAGCCACTTCCTCGGGCGCTTCGTGGGCGGGCAGGTGGCCATCACGGCGACTGCCGAGGGGCCGCGTACGCCGTACCTGGAGGACCTGGTGCCGGGCTTCGACGAGGGTGCCCACGCCACCGCGCTCGGCAAGAGCCTGCTCGCCACCCTCACCGCCGAGCAGCGCTTCCGCTACCTGCGCGAGTACGGCATGCGCCCGTTCACCAGCGCCACCCTGACCACCACCGAGGCGTTCGAGGCCGACCTGGCCGCCGGTGACCGGCGCGGCATGCAGCTGGAGCTGGGGCAGTTCCGGCAGGGCGTGGCCTGCGCCGCCGTGCTGGTCACCCCGGACAAGGACATCGAGCGCCGGGTGGTGCTGGCCTGCGCGCTGCCGGCCAGCGAGATGATGACCTCCGCCCGGGTGGTCCGGGCCAAGCTGCTCACCGTCGCCCGCGCCGTCGCCGACGGTATCGCCGCCGAGGCCTGA
- a CDS encoding MFS transporter yields MTDTMLDPAPPAPRRTVRASAGAIATTIACVLPVFLVGGLAVQLGHDLHFSPAGLGLAVSVYFGISALASVPSGALVERYGPAVVARAGILLSAGSLLAVAALARSYPVLVALLGLSAAANALGQLASNAALARHVPAHRQGLSFGVKQAAIPVSTLLAGAAVPTIALTAGWRWAFVAAAGAALAALPAVPPQEGDRTAPSAATRAGRATWALVVVGLAATLAAAAANALGTFVVDSSVGRGLSPGLAGLTLTLGSAVCVAARVGAGWLADRRASGHVALIAGMLVVGAGGLGLLALAGPAPLVAGVVLGFGLGWAWPGLMNFAVVKLHPRAPAAATSITQTGVYAGGCLGPLALGTVAAHLGYPAMWGSAAVAMLLAATLMLTGSRLLTHP; encoded by the coding sequence ATGACCGACACCATGCTCGACCCCGCACCTCCCGCGCCCCGGCGGACCGTCCGGGCCAGCGCGGGCGCCATCGCCACCACGATCGCCTGCGTGCTGCCCGTCTTCCTGGTCGGCGGCCTCGCCGTGCAGCTGGGTCACGACCTCCACTTCTCCCCCGCCGGGCTGGGCCTCGCCGTCTCGGTCTACTTCGGGATCAGCGCGCTCGCCTCGGTTCCCTCCGGGGCGCTGGTCGAGCGGTACGGCCCGGCCGTGGTGGCCCGCGCCGGCATCCTGCTCTCCGCCGGCTCGCTGCTGGCCGTGGCGGCGCTGGCGCGGTCGTACCCGGTGCTGGTCGCACTGCTCGGGCTCAGCGCCGCCGCGAACGCCCTCGGCCAACTCGCCAGCAACGCCGCGCTGGCCCGGCACGTTCCGGCGCACCGGCAGGGGCTGTCGTTCGGGGTGAAGCAGGCCGCGATCCCGGTCTCCACGCTGCTGGCCGGCGCGGCGGTGCCGACCATCGCGCTGACCGCCGGCTGGCGCTGGGCGTTCGTGGCGGCGGCCGGGGCGGCGCTTGCCGCGCTGCCGGCCGTACCCCCGCAGGAGGGCGACCGGACCGCGCCCTCCGCCGCCACCCGCGCCGGCCGGGCGACGTGGGCACTGGTGGTGGTCGGCCTGGCGGCGACCCTCGCGGCGGCGGCGGCCAACGCCCTGGGCACCTTCGTGGTGGACTCCTCGGTCGGCCGCGGGCTGTCGCCCGGCCTGGCCGGTCTCACCCTGACCCTGGGCAGCGCCGTGTGCGTGGCGGCCCGGGTGGGCGCGGGCTGGCTGGCCGACCGCCGGGCCAGCGGGCACGTCGCCCTGATCGCCGGGATGCTGGTGGTCGGCGCCGGCGGGCTGGGCCTGCTCGCGCTGGCCGGCCCGGCGCCGCTGGTCGCCGGCGTGGTGCTCGGCTTCGGCCTCGGCTGGGCCTGGCCCGGGCTGATGAACTTCGCGGTGGTCAAGCTGCACCCGCGGGCCCCGGCCGCCGCCACCTCGATCACCCAGACCGGGGTGTACGCCGGCGGTTGCCTCGGCCCGCTCGCCCTCGGCACCGTCGCCGCCCACCTGGGCTACCCGGCGATGTGGGGGTCCGCGGCCGTCGCGATGCTCCTGGCCGCGACCCTCATGCTCACCGGCAGCCGCCTGCTCACCCACCCCTGA
- a CDS encoding polyprenyl synthetase family protein → MVEDVVIPAGERSSATGSGGRRGPEGTGQFGALGLHLADPRVEASVLGLLEDVEGALRASVASADPLVTEAARHLMEAGGKRFRPLLVALSAQFGDPTRPHVVPAAVVMELTHLATLYHDDVMDEAVVRRGAPSANSRWANSVAILVGDFLFARAADLAADLGPEAVRLQARTFARLVHGQIAETVGPRDGEDPVAHYLNVIAGKTGSLIATSARFGGMFGGASREHIEALAGYGETIGVAFQLSDDLLDIASESTQSGKTPGTDLREGVPTLPVLYALASDDSDAASVRLREILATGPLVDDALHAEALGLLRESPALKRARETVRSYAEDARNRLAPLPEGPARRALESLCDYIADRTS, encoded by the coding sequence ATGGTTGAAGACGTGGTGATTCCGGCTGGCGAGCGTTCGAGTGCCACCGGCTCCGGCGGTCGTCGGGGTCCGGAGGGCACGGGTCAGTTCGGCGCGCTCGGCCTGCACCTCGCCGATCCCCGCGTCGAGGCTTCCGTGCTGGGCCTGCTGGAGGACGTCGAGGGTGCGCTGCGGGCCAGCGTGGCCAGCGCGGACCCGCTCGTCACCGAGGCCGCCCGGCATCTGATGGAGGCCGGCGGGAAGCGGTTCCGCCCGCTGCTGGTGGCGCTGAGCGCGCAGTTCGGCGACCCGACGCGGCCCCACGTCGTACCGGCCGCCGTGGTGATGGAGCTCACCCACCTGGCGACGCTGTACCACGACGACGTGATGGACGAGGCGGTCGTCCGCCGGGGCGCCCCGAGCGCCAACTCGCGCTGGGCCAACTCGGTGGCGATCCTGGTCGGCGACTTCCTCTTCGCGCGGGCCGCCGACCTGGCGGCCGACCTGGGCCCCGAGGCGGTGCGGTTGCAGGCGCGCACCTTCGCCCGGCTGGTCCACGGGCAGATCGCCGAGACGGTCGGCCCCCGGGACGGCGAGGACCCGGTCGCCCACTACCTGAACGTCATCGCCGGGAAGACCGGTTCGCTGATCGCCACCTCGGCCCGCTTCGGCGGCATGTTCGGCGGGGCGTCCCGCGAGCACATCGAGGCCCTGGCCGGGTACGGCGAGACGATCGGGGTGGCCTTCCAGCTCTCCGACGACCTGCTCGACATCGCCTCCGAGTCGACCCAGTCCGGCAAGACGCCCGGCACCGACCTGCGCGAGGGCGTACCGACCCTGCCGGTGCTCTACGCGCTCGCCTCGGACGACTCGGACGCCGCCTCGGTCCGGCTCCGGGAGATCCTGGCCACCGGCCCGCTGGTCGACGACGCGCTGCACGCCGAGGCCCTCGGCCTGCTCCGCGAGTCCCCGGCGCTCAAGCGCGCGAGAGAGACCGTCCGCAGCTACGCCGAGGACGCCCGGAACCGGCTCGCCCCCCTCCCCGAGGGCCCGGCCCGCCGCGCCCTCGAATCCCTCTGCGACTACATCGCCGACCGCACCAGCTGA